The genomic region tgtttgtttatatgttatTTACCCTTGCATCAGAAAACTTCCCCAGACCCTGGGCCTGAGTCCCATTATCCAGACATGggaccctcctcttcctctgtggcCTAGAAAGCCCCAAATGGTTTTctgatttagaaaattaaatataatctgACTCTTGTGGCAAGCTTTGCAATTCCCAACCAACAGACTCTCccattaaatatataacatacacaACATCTAAAAGTATCACCAATCTCACATGAATTTGAATTATAGAAGCATTCAGTGCCCCTCGGGTAAGATTGCCAGCTTCTTCCCAGGCACTCAAAATTGGGCACTTTTCCAAAAGACCATAAAGCTCCCAGGAATGCCGACTAGCAcgtgtgtttgtgtttctgttgttcttttaaaGCAGCTTAATGCAGGGGAGAGTACGGGAGAGGGggatctcccctcccccctccccccgtccTGCCTTCCCGCACATAGAGTAATTGCAGTGACTTCTCAGACTCAGAGCACAAGTGTCATCTCTATTTCAAATgcggtattttaaaaatcacgatataattttttttccccggGGAATATTTATGCggacaggtctttttttttttttttttttctttttttcttttgagaaaaacaaGATGAGATCTTAGCATCAGCCCTACTCAGACTCATTCTCTGGCAGGAGATGATGCTTTCTTTCTGAGACGGAGGTCCTCAGGCTGGTGAGCTGGCATACAGCTCTTTTCCTTCCGTCTTCACAGGCTCGTTGGTCTGAGCCAAGCGTCCCCCGTGGTACTGGGCTGTGATGGCCGCATAGGTGCAGCCGTAGATGGCTGCAGCCAACATCATGAGACATACGATCCCGCACACAACCCCTGTGATGATGACGGTGGCCACCGCGTGACGCAGGCTGGCCGGCTTCGGCTTGGGTTTGAGCTCACACTCTGAGGGGTCTCGCTCCCCCAAACTGTGGCTCTCGGGAGACGCGGGAACAGGCCGGTGGGCAGAACCCAGCTGCTGCCCCCTGGAGGAGCCTATGTCCggagaagggaaaggacaggGCTGGTACAGCTCATGAGGGATCTTCAGGAGATCCTCTCCCTTCCAGGTGTCTGGTGACGCACAGATGACACTGTCTGTTACtccccctttaaaaaacaaaagcaaataagtaTGGCAGATGTCCTCTGTTGTGATGTTGTGCCCTCATCACGAGGACCCTGTGTGTCTACCAATATTCTTGGGTGATGCCAGGTGGGGAGGTCAGTGGccttttgagtgtgtgtgtatctttgaCGGTAATATTAGTTTAGTTTGTGGGATTAAGTACAATTAACATGTCTCCTCAGGCCTTGGAACGTTCAGTAATTTGAGCTCCGAACTTTCCAACACGTTATTGGAGTAGTTTCCACTGTCTGTAAGGTGATTGATTTCCTCAGGTGTGTAGACTTGTGCTGTTCAAGGGTGGATTTGGGTGCTTAGTAGTTGTTTTCTAGAAAGAGCACTGAACTAACAGAGTTTGTTCTGGCCACATAGGACCACTGATTTACTATCTCAGGCAAATTAACTTCTCTGACTACATTTTTTTTGGCCATAAAAACACTATGTTTGTATCTGACTTGAGAGTTTACAGAGCGCTGTTTGATAAGTCCTCACAGCTCTGCTCTAATGGGTAATTATTGTCCAGGGTCACCCAGGTAGGTCATTAGTGGGCAGATCAGCACTCAAACCCAACCCATGCCCTTTTCAGCACTCAAACCCAACCCCATCCCAGTTTTCCCACTGTGCTCACTGCCTCTCCTaccttcttctcctttccccctcccccctggaGCCTCTTGAGGTCAGCAGAGTTAACACAAGGACCCTCAGTGTAGCCCTTTGACTGGGCAGAACCCAGCCTGCATGACCTGTGGCTCAGCTCCCCTGGTGGCCATGAACTCCTTCTCCAGGAGGACTGTGAAGCCTGGAACCGCTTTTAGCCAAGTCAGATTGGAGGCCTTTGTCCACACCACAGGTGGATTATGAAATTATACCAGAAAGGCCCATGGGGGAGACGGTCACAGCAGTTACTATAACCTTCCTTTGCACAGCTCTTCAGTTTGTGGAATGCCTTCTGTCTATCATCTGAGCCTCCTAAGCTGAGGTCCTCTGACTAGATGGGGCCACTTTGTAGTACCTTCATTATCATGGTCCAGGTCCCTCCAGGATTAGCGGCTTGGCGATATTTAACCCACACCTTTTTGTCCCCACTGCTTGGAACTGAATCACCTACTGTTAGAATCACTTAGGCCCCTTCTAGTTTTTTCAATGATTTCCTTAAGGCAGGAGCtcccactcaaaagcaaaaacgTAACTGAGGAGTTCTCTCCTTTCCTGAGCTGACATGCAGGAGGCCAGAGATGTGGGGTGGCCCTAGGTGTCGTCAGGCTAGGCTGAGACTAAGGATCCCTTCCTCAGGGACCATTTCATGCGTCTGCCCAGGAACCTGTTGTAAGGCAGAAGACCAGAGAAACTGAAATGGAGTGTGGGGCTTTGAGAAGAAGTGACAATATTCAACATGGCCAGAGAACACAGAGACTCCCCCAAGGGGAAGAAAGGCTGTGTGCTATGGGACCAGCATTTCTGCCATTGATTCATTCCTAGTTGGGCTGGTTCACCCAATCACTCCGGGCTTAAGCACTATCTTCTCCAGTTTCAAGCCTCCTGCTGATCAGTATTAGGGTGGGAGACGTGGCCTTGGGACCCACAGTGCCGACGAAGTACACAGACTAGAGCCTGGGGCACAGCTGGAAGTCAGGGGCTGTAGCCACCAAGAGCTCCATGACCACCTGTGGATTCACCTCAGGATTCATCTCTCAGCCTTGCACCACCATCTCCTCAACCATGACCCCAGCTTGTGGGTCCCCCTCCCTTCTAGAACCATGGAAGCTGATAATGAAAGAAGTCCCAACTTGTCGAGACCTCGTTATCCCCCATCTGGCCACTGGTAGCTCTTTACCAGCGTCTTGGCAGAAACTGGATTCAAATCTGGAGTCTCTTACTTAGCTTTGTAACCCTAAGCAAGATACTTGACCATCCTTGGCCTCTGCTTCCCATctggaaagtgggagaggggggTGATAATGAAAAATCATCTCACGAGATCACCCTGAGGTTCAGCTAGGTGAAGCAGGTCAGGTACTCAGCACAAGGACTAGCTCAACGTCGGCTTTGACATGAAGAGGATTTGTTTACTCTTGAATGGAGAGAGAGCAATACTTATCACAAGATCTCTATGCATGCTTTTGTAAAGGAGTCATTTAGTGGGTATGCATCAGAGCATGTGTTTTGGCTGTTGGGCCCACAGGAAGGCAAGATTTCCCCACTCTCTGTAGTCAGGTTGGAGACGGAGCCGTGGCCCCTGGAACCGAGGAATGCCACTTTCAGACCACAGAATGCCCCTTGCTTCATCCTCCATGTGATCTGTGCCCACTTGGTGGTGACCTTAGAGGCCATGTGGTAAAGGGGCAGCATCAGAAGCTGGAAGGGGCTTATGTCCTTGAACGACTGCGTGGGACCCAGCCCTAATCCTCGGTTTCCCTTGGGTCTAACACGAGTGAGCAACAGACATTTTTATTGTGACACCGATACGGGTGTCATATCAGCCAGCCTGTCTTGACTAATGCTGTTACTATTTGTATTTATGGATCTAAACTTTAAAAGAACAAGGTCTTGACCAATTCCTATTTTTGCCTTACGCGGAATATATTATTCCTCAGGGAGTCTGAGAACCAGAATGGGCCTCGGATCTCTCTAGCTTCCCCTTGTCACCTTCCACCTGGGACGCTGAGAGCTGGGTGGTAGGAGGAAGCATTAATTTGTCTGAAGGTCATCAGTGAGTTTGTGGCAGAGTAGGGGAACGATTTCCTATCTTCTAGCTCATGTTGCTTCTAGTGTCCTGGACCTGGAAACGGTCTTTTGTAAAGAAATGTTCCTCTGTGAAAGCTCTTTCTGCAATGGTTTGACTTATGCTTAGCATTTAGTCAGAACACAACAGCTAAACCCACTCCACCTCTAGGTGGGAAAAGTTTTATTGGCAATGCCCTACAAGAATGATTTTTGCCACAGTCTATGCACCCCCTTTGTAGGTCAGCTTGAAGATTAGTTGGCTAGGGATAGgctatttgctattattttgttgagagGGACTCTTAACTCAATATTGAGTAtctggagcccctgggtggctcagtgggttaagcccctgccttcagctcaggtcgtgatctcagggtcctgggattgagtcctgcatcgggctctctgttcagcggggagcctgcttctccgccccctctgcctgcctctctgcctacttgtgatctctgtctgtgtgtcaaataaataaataaaatctttaaaaaatatattgaatatctGAGCTCACATTGtgctctcttccccttccttctgtgtAACTGCTGCAACCGTCCAGTCTCTAATGACTCCCTAATTCATGTCGTTAGCTCTGAGATCTTCCCGAGTTACAGGCTCAAACATACAGCCAGCAACTTAGCAGCACCCCTTGGAAAAGGAAAGGGCACCCCGAACTTAACTTGCCCCAGATTCAACTCTCGGTTTACCATCTCCCCCATGCACTTGCCCACTTGCCAGAGAATGCAGGACCAAGACCCCGCCTCCCAGTCCGCCGCTGCTCAGCTCCTGACATCACTATGTGGTTAATCCTTGCAGGACCAGTTTCCCATGAtagactcttttcttttttccttcatttcccatTCCAAGCCATTCACAATTGCTATCCGCTCAGTATTCCAGATACATCCACAAAGATGATCAtttctcatgaccctgatctGAGCTGCCATTTTGTCTTCCCCGGGTGACTGAGATCCGTTTCTCCCCTTATCCCCTTGCTGCTTCTCCTGCAGCCTGTCGTCTGCTCTCCCTCGAGTCGCCAGAGTCACCTTCTGAAATGTAATTAGATCGTGCTCCCTGGACTAAAATTCTTCAAGAgatttccatttcatctaagaTAAGACCCGAATGACTCCCCCTGCTCTGCACATGCCTACGTGGACCTgtgctgcctcctctctgcccgcTCGTTCTGTCCCTTTTCTTCTCACCCCTTCGCGTgcctctttctgtccctcagtCAAGCCAAGCTTAGTCGCCGGTCAGGCCCTTTGCAATTTCTGTCCTTTCCCCCCATTATCTCACGGCTCATTTCTCCGCATTGTTCAGGGGCTGCTCACCCATGTTATCTCCTCGGAGaagtcttcccttcccttcctatcTGAAACCAAACTCCCGTCCCGCCGCTGTCTctcccctcactctgcctcctCGTACCCTTAGCACCAAGCGCTGTCCGAACTTGGGTATCAATTGGCTATCTTATTTAATGCCTTTTTCTGCTACCAGGCGTCACCTTCATGTTGGTAGAGATTTTCTTGTTCACCTTTTCTCGTTGTCTAGAAAAGCACCTGGCTCATAAGCAGCATTCAAgcacaggaatgaatgaatgatgcttgaaaattaagaggaaagaaGCACTTTGATGTACAGGGAAGAATGTGGGGCCCAGATCCAACAGTCATTCTGTTCTTGTCTGTGCTTCTATTCTGCCATCCTGAGGAAGTCACTGATCATCTCTGGGCTTCCATTTCCCATTGGTTATAGACTAGCATTGAGTTAGAAGGGGTTGGAAGACTTTTCTATAAAGAGCCAAGTAGTTAATATTTTAAGCTTTACCATACACAACCATTCAGCTTTGCCCTGGTGACAATACATGATATAAGTCAGCGTAGATGTGTTctgataaatatttgcaaaaacaggAAATGGGCTGGATTGGGTTCTTGGGTTGTAGTTTGGTGACTCCTGTGTGATTTCCAGAACCCTCATCTTTAATACTCTAGAttcttttgctttgatttttatcatctgattaaaaaatagtaagCGACTTTAGAGAGGGCAGCCAATTTCAGTAACAGTGGTATAGGCTAAAGCAGAAGGGATAATCTCAGGGAAGATTTGTAGCTATCAAATTGGTAGAAGCATACACAGGGGGAGAAATCCCAAGGAGAGAGACCATGCTGGATCACACCTGAACGTTAGAATTTTGTGTCCCTTTGGAGCCAAGCAATTATTCAAGGAGTGAATTTCCCTCCTTCTTAAGGGCCTGTGACTCTCAGATAAATAATGTGGTTAATCACTAAGTGGAAAGTTGTCTCCGTGAACCGTATTTGTAGATGAATTATGAATTTAAACACCCTCTAATGACTCACTGCCTCTCTTGCCATCCCCTGAAATGACCTCAGTGTGGAAAAGCTTACATGGGCCCCTCGCACACTCCTCAACATCCCTTCTAATGCTGACAAGAGATGAGGTTCATCCTAGGCTGGTAACACACAGATGGAGGGTTCCAAATGGACGTGACTGACCTTTATAGATAAATTTCTCCAGCCAGAGTTTAAGACTGAGCAAGTGGCAATTGCATTTCCAGAGGTTGTCCTTGAGAAGTAAAAGCCTCACTCTGGGCATGGATTCCAGGAGCGCTCGATCAAGGTGCTGAAGCTGGTTTTGTTGAACTGCAAATACGGTCAGGTTCTGCCAAGGCTTCCCGGGGGATGTGGGAAGGTGCCTGATGTCGTTTGATGACAAATCAAGCTCCCTCAGCTGTGGGAGGGAGTGGAAAAGCCTGCTTTCCAGAAAATGCAGGGAGTTCTGGGTCAGGTTCAAGACTTGCAAGTGCTGGAGTCCATGGAAAACCCCGGCGGCCAGATGCGAAAGAGAATTGTTGCCCAAGTTCAGGGTCGTGAGCTGTGGCACTGACCTAAACGCAAATGCAGGAAGCTGGCCTATCTGGTTGTCTTGCAAGAGCAGCGTTTGAGTCTGCGGAGGCAAATCCTGAGGGACCTCAGCCAGCCCCTGCCGGCTGCAGTCTACGGATCGTGAGGAGGAGCGGCAGCGGCACTTCTCTGGGCAGCTGCCTGCCAGCCGGAGCAGGGCCAACGTGCCCCAAAGCAGAAGCAGTTCACCTACGACCGACAAAAAGGAACGGAGATGTGAAGCCAGTTTGTAAGCGGTGTCTGCATGTGTGTTCCCCTTTAAAATCACAAGTAAGGTGACTCTGGGACGGCGAACACCTTCTACAACCTGTAGGAGAGCTTCTTTCATTCCCATCCTTAAAAAAGTCGGGCTGTCCAGGGTACATCCCCATGGGGTCAATAacacagagaaagatgaaaaatatcttGGTGGGGGGGGGCCTTGCCTGTTGTAGGGTGCGGCAGAGTTATTTGAGGCCAGGGGTTTGGAAAAATGATAGGCCCATCGGAGAGTCACATTTCTGGAAAAGGAAGCTCCAGATCAGTGCTGTCCAGTAGAACCTGCTGTGGGGATGGAAATGACTTCATCTGCTGTCCAGGATGGCGGTCGTTAGCTACGTGTGGCGACCGAGCTCTTGAAATGTGACTACTGCAATCAAAGAACTGAATTtgtatttgcatttaattttaattaattttaaatttaaattcgcTACATGGTGCTAATGGTTGCCATCTTGCATTGGGCaggtttgaagatttttttttttttttaatttatttgacagagatcacaagtaggcagagaggcaggcaggggcagggggaagcgggaaacaggctccctgccgagcagagaacggATTGGGCGAGTTGACCTGCGTCTTCGCAGGTTTGATAATTCTGTGAATAGTGACCGTCTCCCTTTTTAttcaagagattttaaaaaggcaaaaaaagaaaaaaaaatttttaaagcgcAGAAAAGCATGTAATAAACACCCGTATTCCCATAACACAGTTCTGTCAGTCATTCATAGGTTggcatatttttcatctttttttcttttaactcaaaGAAACGAAGCATTCCTGATACAGTTGCAATCCCTTTGATTAGCTCCCAAGTTATGTTTTCCAATACgaagtcccctccccccaccattaCTGACCTATCCCTCTAGGCCTATTAGAAAAAAGCAACAATGCTTAATAACAgcaatagggacgcctgggtggttcagtgggttaagcctcagccttcagctcaggttatgatctcagggtcctgggattgagccccacctccagctctctgctcagcagggagcctgcttcccccctctctctgcctgcctctctgcctactcgtgctctctctctgtcaaataaataaataaaatcttaaaaattaataataataacagcaatagCAGATAGTCATGTAGCAAGGGTTTTGAACCAGGCACCATTATAAGGgcattataatgttatattacttatatatatgtaactaattaatattatatataattatatattatttataatgatataatattactgtattatatattgtaatatatatttaaaatatataattatataccactatttattatatattataatagcagttaatacatttattataattatatataatgttatattatgtatattaatttaatcctcataacctTGTAAATCTGGTTCCATTATGTCTGCATTATAAaggtgagggaactgaggcacagagaagctaaaCCACTTGCCCAAGGTCGTATAGGTGGTGAATAGTAGAATCCTGATTTGAACCCATTCAGCTTCCAGAGTCTGTCAGGATCCTTTCAGGCTGTGCTTTACTACCCATCAAACTTTTACACACACAAGCAGAGTACATAATGTTTCATGTAGTGGCTTTTAAAACTCGACACACATATAGTCACTAGCATGTCTCATTTTGCCATGTATTCTGTTCACTCAAACTGATCTATCCACCTAGATCCAGAgagaattcatttattccttttaaatacTAGAGGCCACTCCCTGGTCACACCATGCCAGATTTAATATTTAGCCCCCTTACTGATGGACGTTTGAGTTGCTGCCATTTTCCTTCACTACAAGCGATGCTGCAGAGGACATCCTCGCCCAGGACAACTTGTCCATGCAGAAATTACAAAGAGGGTCTCCAGCGTCAACAGGAGCCTCCTGGCAGGGCTCAGAGAGGACGCTgagttgaccttttttttttttttttttagatacttCTAGATCATTCTCCGGAGTAGCTACATGACCTCCTGCTTTTTTTCCTGGgatttgaatttcaaaatgtgGCAAATATCTGTCAAGAACATTTTGTGAAATTAGTAGAAGAATTCACAAGGCCAtgcaataataattaaaactcaAGATAGTTATCTACTCATGAAGAAAGCGCTCGGAAGAGGTTGTTTGTGCGGTTTTGGTCTTAATGAGGGAAATAGATAAGGTGGCCATCCAATGCCCTAGACCGTTTAATTCTCTACGGGTGGGAAATGGCACTGAAGGCAACAGAGAAGATACCTGGAGAGCCTTCTGAAGATTCTGCTCTGTTTAGTTTAGCTCAAGGGATGCGGAACATCATAGTCCCCTTCCCCGTTCCAAAATACAAAGGAGCAAAgtccttgttttcctttctataatTTTGCAAATAACCTAAACGGCTTTCAGAGCCAGTGCACCTTCCTGGCTGTGGGTCTCAAGCATCAGTTATCTGCACGAAATCAAATCTTAACCAGAGAACTAGTTTTCCACAGAATTCACTAATCTATTAATGACAGGTTTTGTCTTTGTAACCTGGGGCTAGTTTGCTCATTCTTCCTTTAGTTCCACTCCCCCGGCCTGACCAACGGGATGATATATGAACTCCAACTTGAAGCTCTGGATTTTCTAT from Mustela erminea isolate mMusErm1 chromosome 1, mMusErm1.Pri, whole genome shotgun sequence harbors:
- the LRTM1 gene encoding leucine-rich repeat and transmembrane domain-containing protein 1 isoform X1: MGMKEALLQVVEGELLLLWGTLALLRLAGSCPEKCRCRSSSRSVDCSRQGLAEVPQDLPPQTQTLLLQDNQIGQLPAFAFRSVPQLTTLNLGNNSLSHLAAGVFHGLQHLQVLNLTQNSLHFLESRLFHSLPQLRELDLSSNDIRHLPTSPGKPWQNLTVFAVQQNQLQHLDRALLESMPRVRLLLLKDNLWKCNCHLLSLKLWLEKFIYKGGVTDSVICASPDTWKGEDLLKIPHELYQPCPFPSPDIGSSRGQQLGSAHRPVPASPESHSLGERDPSECELKPKPKPASLRHAVATVIITGVVCGIVCLMMLAAAIYGCTYAAITAQYHGGRLAQTNEPVKTEGKELYASSPA
- the LRTM1 gene encoding leucine-rich repeat and transmembrane domain-containing protein 1 isoform X2, whose amino-acid sequence is MKGELLLLWGTLALLRLAGSCPEKCRCRSSSRSVDCSRQGLAEVPQDLPPQTQTLLLQDNQIGQLPAFAFRSVPQLTTLNLGNNSLSHLAAGVFHGLQHLQVLNLTQNSLHFLESRLFHSLPQLRELDLSSNDIRHLPTSPGKPWQNLTVFAVQQNQLQHLDRALLESMPRVRLLLLKDNLWKCNCHLLSLKLWLEKFIYKGGVTDSVICASPDTWKGEDLLKIPHELYQPCPFPSPDIGSSRGQQLGSAHRPVPASPESHSLGERDPSECELKPKPKPASLRHAVATVIITGVVCGIVCLMMLAAAIYGCTYAAITAQYHGGRLAQTNEPVKTEGKELYASSPA